In a genomic window of Fusibacter sp. A1:
- a CDS encoding aldose 1-epimerase family protein, which yields MIKLKNDFLSVEIAAKGAELKSVMDINKPHEYMWQTAPGHWGRTAPVLFPIVGSLKEKTMYVDDVAYNIGQHGFARDMVFHIVEQEDERVLFEVTSDEETLRMYPYAFKLQIEYVLKDRVVAVSYRVFNMGDAKLYFSIGGHPGFNMNLQSGQCELCFEEEEVLNSELIDMQVGLIKREFKPLASGVDSIRISPSTFDEDALIFSHLKSSYVTLVDHKADRQVSMSLVGVPKLGVWSDKGDFVCIEPWWGIADYVDSNQQFVDKDMNNRLNPQEVFVCGYDVKFH from the coding sequence ATGATCAAGTTGAAGAATGACTTTTTATCCGTGGAGATCGCGGCAAAGGGTGCGGAGCTGAAATCTGTGATGGATATCAACAAACCGCATGAATACATGTGGCAGACGGCCCCTGGGCATTGGGGAAGAACCGCTCCTGTACTTTTTCCTATCGTAGGCTCGCTTAAGGAGAAAACCATGTATGTGGACGATGTCGCGTACAATATCGGCCAGCACGGTTTTGCCAGGGACATGGTCTTTCATATTGTCGAGCAAGAAGACGAAAGGGTCCTGTTCGAAGTGACTTCGGATGAGGAGACACTCAGGATGTATCCTTATGCCTTTAAACTTCAGATCGAGTACGTCCTAAAAGACCGGGTTGTCGCTGTGAGCTACCGTGTCTTCAACATGGGCGATGCTAAGCTGTACTTCTCGATAGGGGGGCATCCCGGTTTTAACATGAACCTTCAGTCTGGACAGTGCGAGCTCTGTTTTGAAGAAGAGGAAGTCCTCAACTCAGAACTGATCGACATGCAGGTTGGACTTATCAAGAGAGAGTTCAAGCCTCTTGCAAGCGGTGTCGATTCGATCCGTATCTCGCCATCCACCTTTGATGAGGACGCGCTGATTTTCAGCCACTTGAAATCAAGCTATGTCACGCTTGTCGACCATAAGGCCGACAGACAGGTGTCGATGTCGCTTGTAGGCGTTCCAAAGCTTGGAGTATGGTCGGACAAGGGTGACTTTGTCTGCATCGAACCATGGTGGGGAATCGCCGATTATGTTGATAGCAATCAGCAATTTGTGGATAAGGACATGAACAACAGGCTTAATCCACAGGAAGTGTTTGTTTGTGGGTATGATGTGAAGTTTCATTGA
- the mutY gene encoding A/G-specific adenine glycosylase has protein sequence MTNEMSTDLVDWYHKHHRILPWRETDDPYAIWLSEVMLQQTKVDTVIPYYTRFLKAYPTVRDLADADLDDVLKLWEGLGYYSRAKRLIPCARMVVSEYGSKFPDSKNELLKLPGIGSYTAGAILGIAFNIKEPAVDGNVFRVVSRLDRLKDDIARAKTKDVFEGRLLKILPDDMRAFNQAIMELGAMICTPKNPKCEECPIRTYCSAYRVGDILEYPVKTKKAKAVLKDVRVALVEFEGRYLMYQKAPDGLIGGFWAFPHQVGEGDEGESNESDIVSENFDYSLQGGLEIGTVKHVFSHQIWQMTVVHYKADAYFYVDEPKMTWVSVDEMDTLAISTAMKRVIQLIRHE, from the coding sequence ATGACAAATGAGATGTCGACGGATCTTGTCGACTGGTACCACAAGCACCACAGGATACTGCCTTGGAGAGAAACGGACGACCCCTATGCAATCTGGCTCTCAGAAGTCATGCTGCAGCAGACGAAGGTCGATACGGTCATCCCTTACTACACAAGGTTTCTAAAAGCCTACCCTACCGTGCGGGACTTGGCGGATGCGGACCTTGACGATGTCTTGAAGCTATGGGAGGGACTCGGCTACTACTCGAGGGCCAAAAGGCTTATTCCCTGTGCGAGGATGGTTGTAAGCGAGTACGGAAGTAAGTTTCCAGACAGCAAGAACGAGCTTTTAAAACTGCCGGGGATCGGATCCTACACAGCCGGGGCGATACTTGGAATCGCCTTCAACATCAAGGAACCTGCTGTCGACGGGAACGTTTTTAGAGTGGTCTCCAGACTTGACCGTCTGAAAGACGACATCGCAAGGGCCAAGACCAAAGACGTGTTCGAGGGACGGCTTTTAAAGATACTCCCCGATGACATGAGGGCTTTCAATCAGGCCATCATGGAACTTGGGGCGATGATCTGCACACCTAAGAACCCCAAGTGCGAGGAGTGTCCCATAAGGACCTATTGCAGTGCTTATCGAGTTGGTGATATACTGGAATACCCGGTGAAAACAAAAAAAGCAAAAGCGGTCCTAAAGGATGTAAGGGTCGCACTTGTCGAGTTCGAGGGGAGATACCTCATGTACCAGAAAGCACCGGATGGTCTGATCGGCGGATTCTGGGCTTTTCCCCATCAGGTGGGTGAAGGTGACGAGGGCGAGTCGAACGAATCGGATATCGTTTCTGAAAACTTTGACTATAGCCTGCAAGGCGGACTTGAAATCGGCACCGTAAAGCATGTGTTTTCGCATCAGATATGGCAGATGACGGTTGTGCATTATAAGGCCGACGCTTATTTTTATGTCGATGAGCCCAAAATGACTTGGGTTAGTGTGGACGAAATGGACACGCTTGCGATTTCGACAGCCATGAAAAGAGTCATTCAGCTGATAAGACATGAATGA
- the deoD gene encoding purine-nucleoside phosphorylase has protein sequence MSKHLHIMAKAGEIAETVLLPGDPLRAKFIADNFLEDAVCYNTVRGMLGYTGTYKGKRVSVQGTGMGMPSISIYINELITEYGAKQLIRIGSCGSIKDDVNLRDIVLAMSASTTSGINKRRFPNMDYAPTANFELLNKAFQIGTEKNYPIKVGSVLTSDLFYDDGGTDLKRLADYGLIAVEMETAELYTTAAKHGVKALAIITVSDHIFKGLETTPEERQETFTEMMDIALALA, from the coding sequence ATGAGTAAACATCTACACATCATGGCTAAAGCAGGAGAAATCGCTGAAACGGTACTCTTGCCTGGTGATCCCTTAAGAGCAAAATTCATCGCGGACAATTTTTTAGAAGATGCGGTATGTTATAACACGGTCAGAGGCATGCTCGGCTATACAGGTACATACAAGGGCAAACGCGTATCCGTTCAAGGAACTGGTATGGGTATGCCTTCCATATCGATCTACATCAACGAGCTGATTACGGAATACGGAGCAAAACAGCTGATCAGAATCGGCAGCTGCGGTTCGATCAAAGACGATGTCAACTTAAGGGATATCGTTCTTGCGATGAGCGCTTCGACGACATCCGGCATTAACAAGCGCAGGTTCCCGAACATGGACTACGCTCCAACAGCCAATTTTGAACTCCTTAACAAGGCCTTCCAGATAGGGACAGAGAAGAACTACCCTATCAAAGTGGGAAGCGTTCTGACAAGCGACCTGTTTTATGACGATGGTGGCACAGACCTTAAGCGTCTTGCGGACTACGGTCTGATCGCTGTAGAAATGGAAACGGCCGAGCTTTATACGACTGCAGCTAAACATGGCGTTAAGGCGCTTGCGATCATCACCGTATCAGACCATATCTTCAAGGGGCTTGAAACAACTCCTGAAGAAAGACAAGAGACCTTTACAGAAATGATGGATATCGCACTGGCACTGGCTTAA
- a CDS encoding endonuclease MutS2, which translates to MYHTDKLSLNEILNEISELALTPQAQSAIRNLTPKQDLHWIDDHMRQTLEMKAILHQTGSIPLNSLSSFNRAYDDLVKQAVLSAPQIDAIGDFLEDVHRLSVFMSTKADVAPTISEYASSLNNLPELRGKIRETVYKELVLDSASGKLAKIRKQMRATEDKIKTKLNQIISQADSQSLLMDSLIAMRDGRYVIPVKSQHKSKVSGRPLDFSKSGSTTFIEPEAVKQLSDKLNEYKIEEENEIYKILSALSEEIAGSERTLSVNREGIIHYDGLSAKAKYAIRINASFVKVTDDLCIDLIDARHPQLGKDAVPLNLSLGKDHKGIVITGPNTGGKTVVLKTVGLLSLMAMCGLLIPADKNTRLSVFDHILADIGDGQSITQNLSTFSSHIKNINTIIEVANSGSLVLLDEVGSGTEPNEGAGIAVAILELLFEKRSTIMATTHYSQLKAFAKDTSGFINGSMLFDSQSLNPLYQIQLGEAGKSHALLIALKLGMNPLLLDRAHRITYDQPFDQKAYSDMAHLKDTKETPQSQAKQAKPDKPADKVRKKAARTLLFSAGDSVYIPFMKTSGIVLGDPNKKGEYPVEIKGKRFSLSHKRLTPFIEQKDLYPEDYDLDIVTKSWEERKTEKKLSKGKKGAVVIHRDNQKIK; encoded by the coding sequence ATGTACCATACCGATAAACTGTCATTAAACGAAATACTAAACGAAATTTCTGAACTGGCTCTTACGCCCCAGGCGCAATCGGCTATCAGAAACCTTACACCCAAACAGGACCTGCACTGGATAGACGACCATATGAGGCAAACCCTCGAAATGAAGGCCATCCTGCATCAGACGGGTTCCATACCGCTTAACTCACTAAGCTCATTCAATCGGGCTTACGACGACCTGGTGAAACAGGCGGTGCTGAGCGCCCCTCAGATTGATGCGATCGGAGACTTCTTGGAAGATGTCCACCGCCTATCTGTCTTTATGTCGACAAAAGCGGATGTCGCACCTACGATTTCCGAGTACGCCTCGTCGCTGAACAACCTGCCCGAGCTAAGGGGCAAAATTAGGGAAACGGTCTACAAGGAGCTTGTCCTCGACAGCGCAAGTGGAAAGCTGGCTAAAATACGCAAGCAGATGCGGGCGACAGAAGATAAGATCAAGACTAAGCTGAACCAGATCATCAGCCAGGCGGATAGTCAATCGCTCCTTATGGACAGCCTGATCGCCATGAGGGATGGAAGATATGTGATCCCTGTAAAGTCCCAGCATAAGTCTAAGGTTTCCGGCCGCCCGCTCGATTTTTCTAAAAGCGGGTCCACAACCTTCATCGAACCCGAAGCCGTCAAGCAGCTAAGCGACAAGCTTAACGAATACAAGATAGAAGAAGAAAATGAGATTTATAAGATTCTTAGCGCCTTATCCGAAGAGATCGCAGGGTCCGAACGCACGCTTTCAGTCAATCGTGAAGGCATCATCCATTACGACGGCCTATCGGCGAAAGCAAAATATGCGATCCGCATAAACGCATCCTTTGTCAAGGTAACCGATGACTTGTGCATCGACCTTATTGACGCAAGACATCCCCAACTGGGCAAAGACGCGGTACCTCTGAACCTTTCACTTGGAAAAGACCACAAGGGCATCGTCATCACCGGTCCTAACACAGGAGGGAAAACCGTCGTGCTAAAGACGGTGGGTCTGCTGTCGCTGATGGCCATGTGCGGTCTGCTCATTCCAGCAGACAAAAACACGCGACTCTCTGTGTTCGACCATATCCTTGCAGACATCGGGGATGGTCAGAGCATCACACAGAACCTGTCGACCTTTTCCTCGCACATCAAAAACATCAACACCATCATCGAGGTGGCAAACAGCGGGTCCCTGGTGCTGCTAGACGAGGTGGGTTCGGGCACCGAACCCAATGAAGGAGCGGGAATCGCCGTGGCCATACTCGAGCTCCTGTTCGAAAAACGCTCGACCATCATGGCGACCACCCACTATAGCCAGCTCAAAGCCTTTGCAAAGGATACATCCGGCTTCATCAACGGATCCATGCTCTTTGATTCTCAGAGTCTCAATCCGCTTTATCAGATACAGCTCGGAGAAGCGGGCAAGAGCCACGCGCTCTTAATCGCTCTAAAGCTGGGTATGAACCCCCTACTACTAGACAGGGCGCACAGGATCACCTACGACCAGCCTTTCGATCAAAAGGCCTACAGCGACATGGCGCATTTGAAGGACACGAAGGAGACCCCACAAAGTCAGGCAAAACAAGCAAAGCCCGACAAACCCGCAGATAAAGTAAGGAAAAAGGCGGCGAGAACCCTTTTGTTTTCAGCAGGTGATTCCGTTTACATTCCATTTATGAAAACCAGCGGCATCGTTCTTGGCGATCCCAACAAAAAAGGGGAATACCCCGTAGAGATCAAGGGCAAGCGCTTCAGCCTATCCCACAAGCGCCTGACTCCCTTTATCGAGCAGAAGGATTTATACCCAGAAGACTACGACCTCGACATCGTGACAAAATCGTGGGAAGAAAGAAAAACCGAAAAGAAACTAAGCAAAGGAAAAAAAGGAGCCGTCGTCATCCACCGCGACAACCAAAAAATCAAATAA
- a CDS encoding hemolysin III family protein — MSRLREPFNSLSHLIGAVLSAIVLLFFIIRGALIGNALFIIGATIFGVSLIALYTMSGLYHGLVVSAQKIALMRKLDHTMIYVLIAGSYTPVCLLALDGLWRILFLSSIWAIAILGITAKWLWFNMPRKIYTMLYVIMGWLALVAIWPLYQNLSTLAFSMLVTGGIFYTVGAVIYAAKPKWVSTTHIGFHEWFHILILAGSTSHVIMVTSLLS, encoded by the coding sequence ATGTCACGACTAAGAGAACCATTCAATTCGCTATCACATCTGATTGGGGCAGTACTTTCCGCAATCGTCCTTTTGTTCTTTATCATCCGGGGGGCGCTTATCGGCAATGCCCTGTTTATCATAGGAGCCACCATCTTCGGCGTATCGCTGATTGCCCTTTATACCATGAGCGGTCTCTATCACGGACTGGTTGTTTCGGCTCAAAAGATCGCACTTATGAGAAAACTCGACCATACCATGATCTATGTGCTGATCGCAGGGTCCTACACGCCGGTATGCCTTTTGGCGCTGGACGGCCTATGGCGCATCCTTTTCCTTTCAAGCATCTGGGCTATCGCCATCTTGGGCATCACAGCCAAATGGTTGTGGTTTAACATGCCCCGTAAGATCTACACCATGCTCTATGTGATCATGGGTTGGCTGGCGCTTGTAGCCATATGGCCGCTTTACCAGAACCTTTCCACCCTGGCGTTTTCCATGCTTGTCACAGGAGGCATCTTCTATACCGTAGGCGCTGTCATTTATGCCGCGAAGCCCAAGTGGGTAAGCACCACGCACATAGGATTTCACGAATGGTTCCATATACTGATCTTGGCGGGAAGCACCTCGCATGTGATCATGGTGACGAGCTTGTTATCCTAA
- a CDS encoding DUF1836 domain-containing protein encodes MAKIHELLSHSSRSAERIPEIPLYMDQVLSYLDASLENLKRSENEPCITKTMINNYVKAGLLQAPVKKKYTRSHMMALTMLYRLKSVLQVKDIEAVLGEQKEEGLEMLYEEFLMIEKEIGRNLSEKYENFDFEDEDSIHKAILQLAVEADMNKRLMEHLIDKL; translated from the coding sequence ATGGCAAAAATACATGAACTTCTCAGTCACAGCAGTAGGTCAGCCGAAAGGATACCCGAGATTCCGCTTTACATGGATCAGGTGCTTTCGTATCTGGATGCCTCGCTTGAAAACCTCAAACGAAGTGAAAACGAACCCTGTATCACAAAAACCATGATCAACAACTATGTAAAGGCCGGACTCCTTCAGGCGCCTGTAAAAAAGAAGTACACACGGTCGCACATGATGGCGCTCACCATGCTCTACCGGCTGAAGTCGGTGCTGCAGGTAAAGGACATAGAGGCTGTGCTGGGAGAGCAAAAAGAAGAAGGACTCGAGATGCTATACGAGGAATTTCTGATGATTGAAAAGGAGATCGGCAGGAATCTGAGTGAGAAGTACGAGAATTTCGATTTTGAAGATGAGGACAGTATCCATAAGGCCATCCTTCAGCTTGCCGTGGAAGCGGACATGAACAAAAGGCTGATGGAGCACCTGATAGACAAATTGTAA